The stretch of DNA AGAATAaacaatattaaaataaaataatattagagtaaaataattattaaaaatacaaaactAGTAgagaatattttaatatttctaataGAAGactaagaataaaataataacagAAGGTGTATAAaatctaataaaaaagaaggaaatgtataaaaaaaaaaaaaaaaaaaaaaaagagaagaaatagaaaaaatggaTAATTAGAATATAGAGTTTatgtttaaaatttttattgtataattttcttaattactttttttatttttaattatatttttgttatatctttttttattgttaatGTGCTATTACAATAGTAGCATATGTGGTATTCTCCTTTATCTAaccaaaatatattttaattttgttaaagagaatttttttttttcataaaaatttatattgaaatatataaatactgaattaaatattttaaaaaatttttatagaattttatttatgcttaaaagaaaaacacttttttttttaaattttttaaaatatatactttttattaatatatgatATTAACAAAGAGTACTTAAAGCATAAAAttgttaaattttaatagatttatttcattttaatacatatcaagaaatttataaaattaaacaataaagaattttttaaataaatcatataattaaattttttttatttatcacatgtatatatatatataatgatataaaaaatatattagtttttgCTTTAAAACTCAATTTAAGTCTTCAATGaagaaatttataatttaataatccATTAATgcatttttatgtatttatactaattaaaaatatttaagtgttaataaaaaaagaaaattttttttctaattattctatatttaatatattaacgtttattttttataattattttacattCGAAATTGATTTAtaaagtaattttttatattaatttattctggataatttttttttaaaaatgtaaaatttttttttaatttttatatattattttaattttatatgatatattttatttatatattaattttattttttttttttaatatttttttttttttttttgaataattagattattttattttaaattatgctACATAAAGTGAAATAAAACGGAatttgtataatttttttaaatttgaattttacattttgttggatgtataaaaaatgaacaaaAGAACATTATCAGATGATCAAAATGAtaatgagaaaaataaaacagGAGTTAAAAGATATTTGATGAGTAGTGATGACCATTTTGAAAagcaaaaattaaattatgaaaaaaactGCGATTCTAAATTGAATTATAATTCATCAAATGAAACAAAAGAAAACGATAATATTAAcgatatgaataataatcatggtaataataaaattgatagtaatagcaataataatactaataCTAATATGAATAGCAATAGTTCTAGTACTAATAATAGTACTCTAACTACtagcaataataataatagtaataataataataatagttatagtaataataataatagcaataataatagttataataataataataataataataataataataatagtaataataataataataataataataattcatcttcaaataaatattactCTAACGattgtaaaaaaagaaaagggaGGTACTCTATgccatttttaaaaaaagaaaaaaacaatgTTAGTactattttaattttgacAAACGTACCAAAAGATGCTGATGAAGAAGATATAAAATCTTTCATGCGTccatttataaaaaacaaaataccagaaataaatttttgtgatgaagaaataatagttaaattatatgatgatgaattaaatgaaaatatgtacaattattttaatgaGCATCCAACACAAATAAAAGGATCTTTtgtaaaagtaaaattatcaaaaataaGTGATGATAATAAAGGAAATCTAGATACATATGAAACtagtagtaataataataataattctaaagaaaaattagaaaaaaaaaattctaaacATAACAAAAATGAGTGTTCAAAAGTTATACTAGTATCAGTAATAAATTTACATTATCCTGTTGATAtagaattaatatattatctaTTTAGTAAATGTGGAGTAgtggaaaaaataattacattTTCAAGAAATCCAGTCGTATATCAAGCTTTAGttcaatttaaaaatatagaaacaGCTAAAGAAGCTATCAAAACTTTACATAacagaaatatatatgatgGATGTAATACAATTCAAATtcaatattcttttttaaaagagCTAGTGGTAAAAGCTAATAATTCTAGTTCTTGGGATTATACTACAACTAGTGCAAGCAAAAATAAAGGTTTTTCTAATTTTCAAAGTTCTCATGGTGTTTTGCCTACTCCAACaagtaagaaaaaattattttataaatacgaaataaaataaaaaacaataaaatcaaataaaatataaagaaaagtaatttttttttcaattatacATGAtctaattaattttattttaaaaaggaaaaaataaagattcaGAATTATATCATTTGATGgaaagaaaatttaagttAGTAGACTTTGAAACAAAGAATCCATCAAAAACACCTGTTTTAATATGTTACAACATACCAAAAGAATATACTGATGTTAATaaggtatatatatattatttttcttctttataatatttcttaatGAAGCATTcacaaattttaatttttttttttttttattgaatagctttttaatttatttagtGTTTACGGTTTTGTCTcaagaattaaaatattaagagAAAAGCCAGATTCTGCTCTTATTCAATAttctaattatttatattcttcATTAGCTCAAGAATGTTTACAACATGCCAAAATATGCGACCAAACTATAGAATTgcatttttcaaaaatacaTGATATAAGAATTTCATctcaacaaaaaaaaaatgaatccTATAAAGCCAAATCTTTTAACAATTACGATCAAAGATATTTAGTTcgagataaaaatataattatacatacatatttacacataaattattcaatatttataataaatagatatatatatatatactttgtTTTTTACAGGTAGCAGATCAAgtaaaatacataaaaggAGCTTGTAAACCAACCAAAACTTTATTTATATCCAATGTAAATGAAGAAGTGAATGAAGAATGTAtagtaaatttatttaataaatatggaGAAATTAATAAGTTAAAATTTCAGCCAATTAAAGAAGGAAAAAAGCATCTAATGATTACTGTAGAAATGAATTCAGAAGATATGGTAAGAGAAATTAAGAGAAACAGaaacataaataaaagaaaataaaatttaaaatagttatatatatatatatatatatatatatatatatatatatatatatatatatatatatatatatatatatatatatatatatacaattttCTTAATAGGCAACGAGAGCTTTGATGGATCTTCATAatcattatataaaagatCGTGCTATAAAAGTATCTTTTACAAAAACTAGactactttaaaaaaaaaaaaaaatgggaaCTAAATTGAATAGTTCAAGAGAATTAATTATATCTTTCAAATAAGTATAAAACAGAATTATTGCTATTCAATTTgttttgaaataaaatagtttTCAGATATTCTCATAAtagatttaaatttaataaatttgcGTATAAATAAACTTTGTATTAtctcatatattttttaatttttctttttttatattttttgttcttgtttctttttttttgcttgttcttttttttttttttttattcatttatcctttattctatttttcttttatgttTCAATATTCTTTTTCCTAATATTCAtctgaaatattttttttctacaaatatatttttccttttaaatcttatatattctttttttttaaattttatttgtataatatcaaatttaaataaataaaaataaataataaaaaaaatatattaaataaaataaaatatcaaaatatatataataaaataaactataataattttgtttctaagagcattttttttttttctgagcTCTTGGGACTTCAAATAATTGTCTAGAATTATTTGTGTACATAAATTCCATAAAATTGTTTTCATTaaaccttttttttaaaattcagataatttttttatttctcctAATAAAATTtgctttctttttttctctataTTTCTATATCTTCTAATTCAATTATTTTGTCTgtgtttatattatttttgtacattatatatatatgtactcGTATTATCTTTTGAATTTCAgtaattacttttttttctggAATagtacaattttttttttttttttctgaaaaaTGGATTTAGGtatttatgaaaatgataaaagtATATCATTAAATGGAATTaagtaaatgaaaaaaaaaaaggaaaaaagaaaaaaaaatatattataaagcaatattaatttattatgaaaatatcgTTTTTAGTAAAATGGTTGATGATGTCTACAATGATaatctaaattttttgttaaaggtatcatataaataactataatatatttatacatttattaaaattatgttCATTTTGTTTCCAATTCCAAAGAAAAATGAGAATGAATtagaaaagaaagaaattgATCAATTCAGTTTTAAAATTGAAGctttattaatatcattagAAGAGGAAACAAAAAGATTACatgaagaaaaagatgaaatgaaaaataatttccaAAACATAGGttataaaaacatttatataaaatattccttttcttttcatATATAGTAAATTATTCTCTTAACAGCtataacattaaaaaatgtaaaaaaatcaATTAAAAAGGCTGAGCAATATATAGGAGGAAatgttaatttaaaataataatgaaaaacaatataattttattatttcatattatattcattactataaaacaatatttttcttttttactaatttttaGTTAAATGAAGGAATGATAGAGAATTCCTATAAAATCTTtgaagatattaaaaaagatattgataatttataaaaacaaatttaaatttatatttattattttttttttatattaatttgatttttttttttaaattttttttttttctatttttttttttaatctattttttttttttcttaatttaatTATCAGCATTTAAATTTTAGTTTGAAGATGAAATGTTAAtcaataagaaaaaattaaagtataTTTAACTGTAACAATGATATaagtattatataaattatatcagtagagaatataaaatttaaaaaaaacaaattaatgaatataaatcaaataagacagataaaatattcattttgttatataaatgaacataaaatatatgcatGAATCATTAAatgtatattaattaaaaaataataatacatatatatatataaatgtaatatATGATACCAAAAAAGTgtaacaaaattaaaaaaaaaaaattactaaacaaaaaaattattagcagtatataaaatatttaaaaatagttaTTCTTAACTTATTTTCTGATAAATATGCTGAGATATTTCCTTGTTCAATCTATTTATTACATCATTTTCTGATAATAAATAGTTTATATTATCATCTTTCATTtgaatttcattttttaatttcttaaatttattttcataataacgaaccttatttttcaaataacaattttcattttcaagTGTTTTAATTCTGTgcttataatttattatttcttgttttaatttaaataattctttacctttaattaattctttttcaaatttaaaaatatttttttgaaagttTATAGCATTTTTAAATCTTTCATTGTCCTCTTCATCTCTctgaattattaaatttttataagttttttctaataaatcaaagttcattttttatttttacagtaaaaataatttccaCTTTCCTTTTAtgttatttactttttatttttatataaaatgcaAATGCTTTATccttatataaaaaactatatatattattaattttattatataatatataccaataatataaattattaatattaatagatacatataaactttttttttttaaaataattctattgaaaaaattaatctataattttttttctttaacataaataaaaaaaaagtaaaaaaaaaggaaaaaagatagataaaagaaaaaaggaaaaaaaaaaaaaaaggaagaaaaaagaagaaaaaggaggatttttaattttttcgttgatatatgaattatttgtaatgtttaaaaataaattactataaaaattttagtatATCCTTAATAACATTTTGGTGTGTGCACAaacc from Plasmodium relictum strain SGS1 genome assembly, chromosome: 11 encodes:
- a CDS encoding polypyrimidine tract binding protein, putative, which produces MNKRTLSDDQNDNEKNKTGVKRYLMSSDDHFEKQKLNYEKNCDSKLNYNSSNETKENDNINDMNNNHGNNKIDSNSNNNTNTNMNSNSSSTNNSTLTTSNNNNSNNNNNSYSNNNNSNNNSYNNNNNNNNNNNSNNNNNNNNNSSSNKYYSNDCKKRKGRYSMPFLKKEKNNVSTILILTNVPKDADEEDIKSFMRPFIKNKIPEINFCDEEIIVKLYDDELNENMYNYFNEHPTQIKGSFVKVKLSKISDDNKGNLDTYETSSNNNNNSKEKLEKKNSKHNKNECSKVILVSVINLHYPVDIELIYYLFSKCGVVEKIITFSRNPVVYQALVQFKNIETAKEAIKTLHNRNIYDGCNTIQIQYSFLKELVVKANNSSSWDYTTTSASKNKGFSNFQSSHGVLPTPTRKNKDSELYHLMERKFKLVDFETKNPSKTPVLICYNIPKEYTDVNKLFNLFSVYGFVSRIKILREKPDSALIQYSNYLYSSLAQECLQHAKICDQTIELHFSKIHDIRISSQQKKNESYKAKSFNNYDQRYLVADQVKYIKGACKPTKTLFISNVNEEVNEECIVNLFNKYGEINKLKFQPIKEGKKHLMITVEMNSEDMATRALMDLHNHYIKDRAIKVSFTKTRLL